In Perognathus longimembris pacificus isolate PPM17 chromosome 3, ASM2315922v1, whole genome shotgun sequence, a single window of DNA contains:
- the Rnf34 gene encoding E3 ubiquitin-protein ligase RNF34 isoform X2: protein MKAGATSMWASCCGLLNEVMGSGAVRGQQSGFAGGTGPFRFTSSADFPAYPPAAAAEGPNIVCKACGLSFSVFRKKHVCCDCKKDFCSVCSVLQENLRRCSTCHLLQETAFQRPQLMRLKVKDLRQYLILRNIPTDTCREKEDLVDLVLCHQGLGSEDDLDTGSLNSSRSQTSSFFTQSFLSNYTGRSATVSSFQGELMDGERTSRSGLLAQGQSDEPSANTGDDDDDDDDDDEDDDDDEEDDDDVEEQTPGLSTKKARASLSDLSSLDEVEGMSVRQLKEILARNFVNYSGCCEKWELVEKVNRLYRENEENQKACPSSPLPCRRRAAAAAG from the exons ATGAAG GCGGGTGCCACCTCCATGTGGGCTTCATGCTGTGGGCTGCTGAATGAAGTCATGGGAAGCGGAGCTGTCAGGGGCCAGCAGTCAGGATTTGCAGGGGGCACCGGCCCTTTCCGGTTCACGTCCAGTGCAGACTTCCCCGCCTACCCACCAGCAGCCGCGGCGGAGGGGCCCAATATAGTATGCAAAGCCTGTGGACTTTCATTTTCAGTCTTTAGAAAGAAG CATGTCTGTTGTGACTGCAAGAAGGATTTCTGCTCCGTTTGCTCCGTCTTACAAGAGAATCTTCGTCGGTGTTCCACTTGTCACCTCCTGCAAGAGACAGCCTTCCAGCGCCCTCAGCTGATGCGGCTGAAAGTGAAGGACCTGCGGCAGTACCTCATTCTCAGAAACATCCCCACTGACACCTGCCGGGAGAAGGAAGACTTGGTGGATCTAGTGTTGTGCCATCAGGGACTGGGCTCCGAGGATGACCTGGACACGGGCAGCCTGAACTCCTCCCGCTCCCAgacttctagcttttttacaCAGTCGTTTTTATCAAACTATACGGGCCGCTCTGCCACTGTGTCTTCCTTCCAGGGAGAGCTCATGGATGGAGAACGGACCTCCAGGTCTGGCCTGCTGGCACAG GGACAGAGTGACGAACCTTCAGCAAACACAGgagatgatgacgatgatgatgacgatgatgatgaagaCGACGATGATGACGAAGAAGACGACGATGACGTGGAAGAGCAG ACCCCTGGGCTCTCCACGAAGAAAGCGAGAGCTTCGCTGTCTGACCTGTCGAGCCTCGACGAGGTAGAAGGGATGAGTGTGCGCCAGCTGAAGGAAATCTTGGCTCGGAATTTTGTCAACTATTCGGGATGTTGTGAAAAGTGGGAGCTGGTGGAGAAAGTAAACCGGCTGTacagagagaatgaggaaaacCAGAAGGCAT GCCCCAGCTCTCCATTGCCTTGCAGACGGAGAGCGGCTGCAGCTGCAGGATGA
- the Rnf34 gene encoding E3 ubiquitin-protein ligase RNF34 isoform X1: MKAGATSMWASCCGLLNEVMGSGAVRGQQSGFAGGTGPFRFTSSADFPAYPPAAAAEGPNIVCKACGLSFSVFRKKHVCCDCKKDFCSVCSVLQENLRRCSTCHLLQETAFQRPQLMRLKVKDLRQYLILRNIPTDTCREKEDLVDLVLCHQGLGSEDDLDTGSLNSSRSQTSSFFTQSFLSNYTGRSATVSSFQGELMDGERTSRSGLLAQGQSDEPSANTGDDDDDDDDDDEDDDDDEEDDDDVEEQTPGLSTKKARASLSDLSSLDEVEGMSVRQLKEILARNFVNYSGCCEKWELVEKVNRLYRENEENQKAYGERLQLQDEEDDSLCRICMDAVIDCVLLECGHMVTCTRCGKRMSECPICRQYVVRAVHVFKS; encoded by the exons ATGAAG GCGGGTGCCACCTCCATGTGGGCTTCATGCTGTGGGCTGCTGAATGAAGTCATGGGAAGCGGAGCTGTCAGGGGCCAGCAGTCAGGATTTGCAGGGGGCACCGGCCCTTTCCGGTTCACGTCCAGTGCAGACTTCCCCGCCTACCCACCAGCAGCCGCGGCGGAGGGGCCCAATATAGTATGCAAAGCCTGTGGACTTTCATTTTCAGTCTTTAGAAAGAAG CATGTCTGTTGTGACTGCAAGAAGGATTTCTGCTCCGTTTGCTCCGTCTTACAAGAGAATCTTCGTCGGTGTTCCACTTGTCACCTCCTGCAAGAGACAGCCTTCCAGCGCCCTCAGCTGATGCGGCTGAAAGTGAAGGACCTGCGGCAGTACCTCATTCTCAGAAACATCCCCACTGACACCTGCCGGGAGAAGGAAGACTTGGTGGATCTAGTGTTGTGCCATCAGGGACTGGGCTCCGAGGATGACCTGGACACGGGCAGCCTGAACTCCTCCCGCTCCCAgacttctagcttttttacaCAGTCGTTTTTATCAAACTATACGGGCCGCTCTGCCACTGTGTCTTCCTTCCAGGGAGAGCTCATGGATGGAGAACGGACCTCCAGGTCTGGCCTGCTGGCACAG GGACAGAGTGACGAACCTTCAGCAAACACAGgagatgatgacgatgatgatgacgatgatgatgaagaCGACGATGATGACGAAGAAGACGACGATGACGTGGAAGAGCAG ACCCCTGGGCTCTCCACGAAGAAAGCGAGAGCTTCGCTGTCTGACCTGTCGAGCCTCGACGAGGTAGAAGGGATGAGTGTGCGCCAGCTGAAGGAAATCTTGGCTCGGAATTTTGTCAACTATTCGGGATGTTGTGAAAAGTGGGAGCTGGTGGAGAAAGTAAACCGGCTGTacagagagaatgaggaaaacCAGAAGGCAT ACGGAGAGCGGCTGCAGCTGCAGGATGAGGAGGACGACAGCCTGTGCCGGATCTGCATGGACGCCGTCATCGACTGTGTCCTGCTGGAATGCGGCCACATGGTCACCTGCACCAGGTGCGGCAAGCGCATGAGTGAGTGCCCCATCTGCCGGCAGTATGTGGTGCGGGCAGTGCATGTGTTCAAGTCCTGA